A segment of the Candida albicans SC5314 chromosome 2, complete sequence genome:
CATGATAAGTGGACCCAACACTGGAAATATCAAAACTACCAAGGGAGCCAATCCCAAACCACAGTCTAACCCCACAGCACAACTCCCTAGAAAACACTTGTCATCAGTCCATGCTTGTGATTGAATCTGTTTCCATACTTGCTGATCATGTTTCGTTGCTAAATCTTTGGGAAGACGACGCTTGTTCCCGTTCTCATCCTCAAAAGGGTTAACCTTAGCATTCCAATGTTCTTCCCCATATTCGTTGAAATAATCCATTACAACATCATATCCAGGgatattttccaattgatcTTGAATTTGTGACATGTCGATTAGTTTGCTAGCAAAGGAAAagtgataaaaaaaagaagaagcaaCTGAAAAATACCTTCGCGGCTCAAACTTGAGTTGCGCTCAATTTGTCTATATTCACTGGTACCATAGTACCATTAGTTTCCTTGTGACATATAAAACACGtccctttctttttagcCTTATATCGGTCTAAGAAACAGGCTTTGCAAAATATGTGTCCACACTCTGTCTTTATTGGTGACTTATAGTCACTCTTACACAAGACACATTTAAATGGGATATCCTCTTTCTCTTTAACTTCTTTTTGGCCACCAATTTCCCAGTCTTTCTTAATGGGGATCTTTTGCCTAGATTCATCTCGTACATGAAGAAACTTACACGTATCACCATACCCACAGTACCCAGTTTGTTGAAAATCTTTACACACGTCCGGTTGGAAATCGGTGATAATGGTGGTTTTGATATTTGCTGCAAGCGGTTTTAGTTCGCCCTTTTTCGATTTCTGAGAAACAACCTCCACAGCAGCAGCATCATCACTAGAAGATTTGGACAAAGGGGTTTGTGGTGATGATCGGGGCATCACCACCGATTTTTTCTGTATGTCTGACTTCTTGGTGATGAGGGTACTCTTTTTCGTTACCTGAGTATCAGGTGCATCTTCACTGGCTTCATTTATATCACCTATCTTTCGCTTAGATACCCGTGAATCCTTTATGACCCTCTTCTTAAACATGGAGCTGGATTAGTAATTGTATAAAAGATCGACTtgcttattttttttttgcgtGAAAAATCCGTGCTAAATCCTTCAACACcattccttttttttggctaCAACGATCTCCGGATTTTCAACTCTTCCTTGCCTCCAAAAAATGATTACAAGACTTATTGGTATAGCAAAGTCAGGGATCTATCGCACATACCTGACCGCTTCCTTCTATGAATTGTTTCCCAAAAACTTTCCACATGGTGGCCCCCCACAAGATTCGTTTATTGTGAATGACAAATCTTTACGTCGAGAGTATCGTTCGTTACAGAGTGAAAGCCATCCAGACATTTCGTCAGATACTattaaatcttcaaatatAAACAGGGCCTATACAACGTTGAAGAATCCATATACTCGAATTGCACATTTCATCCACTTGAAACTGCCCAATCATGTAAATATCACCGACGATGCGGTGGCCAAAAAACTAATCAAGAATTACCAGCAAAAGTCAATGGAAGCGTCAATGAACTATAAGGAGATGCTTATGCAGGTAATGGAAGCCCATGAGCAACTAGAATTAGCAGAGCTGGAAAACGAATTGGAGACGTTGGAGGCCGAAAACAAAGAGCGTATAAAAACCACCGAAGAAAGGATCAACCAGTCACTAAAAAACACCCCCATAGATTGGGAAGAGTTAATGATGGATGCTATCCGGTTAAAGTATTGGGTTAATATACAAAACGGAATCAAAGATTGGGAACCAGGTAAACCAGTCCATCTCACTCATTAAATAAGCTATTATTTACctctttatatttattattatacacGAAAAGATgtacacacacacatatacGTCAATTATTCTTTCCTTTTATACGTTTCTTTACTCGCTGGCCATTGTTCGAtcgtcatcttcttcttccacttcgtcttcttcttcgtcgtCTTCTTCCATCTCTTCGTCTTCATCTAAGTAGCTAATTGGAACATTATATTCACATGAGTCATACTCTTGTTTTTCATCTTCTGTCTTTGGATGCATTCTTAGCCATTTCATTCTTGGACCGGTGGCACTCAACTCGTTGATTTTGAACCCAAACAATTTTAGCCCAAAATCATTCTGACTAAACTTTGTTATTCTTATTCTACACTGGTTTTCAATCTCGGGAAACATCTTCACCAATAGTCCAGGAAACGTCGTTCCAAAGAATGCACCatcaatattcaaataCCTCGAACTGGAAGGTATATAGATATCATTACAGCAAGGACAAAACAATCTCACCGTTTCTTGTCCCGGCACATCAGTCGACCCAACAGGAATTAAATGCATACCGTCACAAAAATATCTTGGACAAGAGCCAAAGTCGTTTCTCTCAAACTTGGATGCCATGGCAGTTAGACCTTGTTTGGAGACTATGTATCTGGCATGGATTAAACCATATAATAATTCTGCAGAATGTGCCAATAACGCTTTGTTTGGCAATTCTGATGCATTTCGTTTACTTGTACCATTCCGTGAATCATTGTTATTGCTGGTATTGGTGGTTGTATTGTCAGTGTTATGATCTTCTGCCGTTTCAACTTGGTAATCCAATATTGTGTATAATGCTTCTCTATAATAAGGTACTTGCAGAGACAATCCAGTTAGATTGaaatcatcttcaataaaGTCCTGTGACACCTGTACAAAATAATCGTGACCAAACAATTCACAAAACTGTTGTATCCAAGGTATATAGTCTTCTTCTGGATCGCTAGGCATTGTAGTTGATATCACGGCAAAGCTATGTTaatcttaattttttttttttccgttcttgttttatcaatggaggtaaaaaaaaaaaaaactagtGGTGACAAAATTGTGGATAGACAAATTGAATACACCTAAAGTTTGTCGATatgtataataatattaaacaGACCAGTAAGAAAATATGGGAATGATAAACACcactattgttattgtaagggttttctcttttgattgtttttgtcGATGCTTAGGGAAAACTTGAggcaagaaaaattttcttttctcgCTGAGTGTTATGACTGAGTGTGTGTGAAAAGAGAGCTTtcgaaaaataaaaaaaacacataCCACCAGAGACGAGTTCTACCAATAATGCTTTTACCTGATTTACATCCATATActatattattatcaatatttcttgTGCTTGTAGCAAAACAATTGGTGGCAACCATTGGGAAATCCACAATCCAAGAATTTGTATGGTTGGTATATTTAAAGGTTTCCTCAAACCAATCTATAAAGACTTACAACTCCAAACAACATGAATTGCACGAAACAAACAGACAGAAAAGAGCCATCAGCGCCCAAGACGAGTATGCAAAATGGACCAAATTAAATCGTCAAGCCGATAAATTGTCAGCCGAGTTGCAAAAGCTCAACCAAGAGATCCAACAGCAAAAATCATCTATTGACAAAGCTAGCAACGCATTGATATTGGTGTTAACCACTTTGCCAATTTGGATTGCTAGAGTATTTTACAGAAAAACTCATTTATTCTACATAAGACAGGGTATCTTTCCTAAATATGTTGAATGGGTGTTGGCTTTACCATTTTTGCCCAATGGTGCCGTTGGATTGACCATTTGGATGTTTGCTGTCAATTCAGTTGTGAGCaacttttcatttttggtTAGCTTTCCGTTTGCAAAGAGGGTTTCAAAGCCAGTTAGAGATACAAAGGTTGAATAGTTTTGTTAAAACTAGTATATGCATTAACTTATATCAAATCAAGTAGTTCTTGACCTCTTTTTCTCATTGCATCTTCCAAATCATTACTACTATCAAACTTGTAGGTAAAAATCTTTTCTGTGACTTTATCTTCCTCATAAGACATTTTCAGTTTCTTGACTAAACCTGTTAAAACAACATCCAAATCCTTGTCAGCTCCCACACCATAGTACCAAGAGTCTACAGTTTTGACCCAGCACTGCAAATCTATAGAGTAGCCATAAATATCGTTTGTCATATCTAAAAGAACCAACGGTGAACCGTCTTGGGGATTAATTTCTAATCCCCTAACAATTGGACTTACCACAATTTTGCCACCAATCTCATAATTATTGAGTATCGCAGCAATAGATATCCCAGTCATAGTCACTTTCATTGCCTTTAAATCCCAACTGTAAAATAAACCTGAGCTCGTTAAAACTAACATATAACCTTGACTATGTCTCATAGTAACAACACTTTCTCCCAACTCAAATGTCGGGCACCTGTAGCTACCTGTATCGGCCGAAATTATTTGTACACTTCCATGGAACGAGCACAACAcataatatttcaaaacatCGTTTAAAATGATTGGAAGAACATGCTGTACTCTAAAAGGGAAGAACAAACAATACTCGCGTTTGTCGTTTCCTTCTTCAGTCACAATGACTTTTGTAGCATCATCGAAATCTCTGTCACTGATATCGTCATCCCATGGTTTCCCGTTTCGTACTTCTATAGTGGTTCGTATTCTTCCTGAAGTTTGTCCCAATACTTCGTTTTCCTTTCTCATATGATCGAAAACCCTAAAAACAACCGAAAAAACCAAATCTTCGTCAATTTCGACAGCGGTGCTGGACGATATTTCAGCCAGTATATCCTTGTGTTTGCTATGGGctttataaattttatttatctCAATGTTCTGTAAAGTATGATTGTTGAATAGTCCTTCTGGCAAATTGCTTATATACTTGAACGAGCTTGGATACTTCAATTCCATCAACTTTCTCTTACGGCGGTTTCTCTGTCTTTTCAATGCTGCATCTGAAACCAGGTTTGTGTTTGCCATCACATTCTCACCgatatcatcattatcattattttccTCAACTTCAGTGTCATTTGACATTGATTcagctttctttttaatcCCATGGACAGTAGTTTGAACTCCCATTTTTGGCAACAAATAAGCAGCTTGTGATATTTTCGAACTGGATTTTGTTCTACGTTTCTTTTCTAGTGGTTTCTGTAGCACATTTTTGGGTGCAGCAGATGTAGAAACTAGTAATGGAGCAACACGCTTTTTTCCCGACTTTGTCATGGTCACGGTTTGTTTCCGAAGCCTTTCTATATCAATAGCTGCGCTTGCTGGAGTGGAAATTGGCGGAGTCTGTTCTGGCTTTGCCTCTTGTATCGGCATCATTCTCCGAATCGAGATGGCTCTTGAGTCTTTTGATTGTTCTTCCAATTGTAATTGTTCTACACTT
Coding sequences within it:
- a CDS encoding U2-type spliceosomal complex subunit (Putative pre-mRNA-splicing factor; possibly an essential gene, disruptants not obtained by UAU1 method); translation: MFKKRVIKDSRVSKRKIGDINEASEDAPDTQVTKKSTLITKKSDIQKKSVVMPRSSPQTPLSKSSSDDAAAVEVVSQKSKKGELKPLAANIKTTIITDFQPDVCKDFQQTGYCGYGDTCKFLHVRDESRQKIPIKKDWEIGGQKEVKEKEDIPFKCVLCKSDYKSPIKTECGHIFCKACFLDRYKAKKKGTCFICHKETNGTMVPVNIDKLSATQV
- a CDS encoding J-type chaperone (Ortholog(s) have chaperone binding activity, role in aerobic respiration, iron-sulfur cluster assembly and mitochondrion localization); protein product: MITRLIGIAKSGIYRTYSTASFYELFPKNFPHGGPPQDSFIVNDKSLRREYRSLQSESHPDISSDTIKSSNINRAYTTLKNPYTRIAHFIHLKSPNHVNITDDAVAKKLIKNYQQKSMEASMNYKEMLMQVMEAHEQLELAESENELETLEAENKERIKTTEERINQSLKNTPIDWEELMMDAIRLKYWVNIQNGIKDWEPGKPVHLTH
- the CKB1 gene encoding casein kinase 2 regulatory subunit (Regulatory subunit of protein kinase CK2 (casein kinase II), beta subunit; null mutants are hypersensitive to caspofungin and hydrogen peroxide medium), which produces MPSDPEEDYIPWIQQFCELFGHDYFVQVSQDFIEDDFNLTGLSSQVPYYREALYTILDYQVETAEDHNTDNTTTNTSNNNDSRNGTSKRNASELPNKALLAHSAELLYGLIHARYIVSKQGLTAMASKFERNDFGSCPRYFCDGMHLIPVGSTDVPGQETVRLFCPCCNDIYIPSSSRYLNIDGAFFGTTFPGLLVKMFPEIENQCRIRITKFSQNDFGLKLFGFKINELSATGPRMKWLRMHPKTEDEKQEYDSCEYNVPISYLDEDEEMEEDDEEEDEVEEEDDDRTMASE
- a CDS encoding uncharacterized protein (Ortholog of Candida albicans WO-1 : CAWG_03811), which translates into the protein MHHQYSNTSNWKVYRYHYSKDKTISPFLVPAHQSTQQELNAYRHKNILDKSQSRFSQTWMPWQLDLVWRLCIWHGLNHIIISQNVPITLCLAISMHFVYLYHSVNHCYCWYWWLYCQCYDLSPFQLGNPILCIMLLYNKVLAETIQLD
- a CDS encoding GET complex subunit (Ortholog(s) have protein anchor activity, role in protein insertion into ER membrane, retrograde vesicle-mediated transport, Golgi to ER and GET complex, mitochondrion localization), translated to MLLPDLHPYTILLSIFLVLVAKQLVATIGKSTIQEFVWLVYLKVSSNQSIKTYNSKQHELHETNRQKRAISAQDEYAKWTKLNRQADKLSAELQKLNQEIQQQKSSIDKASNALILVLTTLPIWIARVFYRKTHLFYIRQGIFPKYVEWVLALPFLPNGAVGLTIWMFAVNSVVSNFSFLVSFPFAKRVSKPVRDTKVE
- the HIR1 gene encoding Hir1p (Component of the HIR complex, a nucleosome assembly factor involved in chromatin formation; involved in regulation of white-opaque switching frequency), which encodes MQILKIPWFGHKTENKTVECYAVTINKDGTRLASGGLDGNVKIWDLTTINVFYKMADQPHKSKKDSTSTKLEESLPDKSLRRPLCSMSRHNGVVTSLKFSPDGRWLASGSDDKICLIWEKDNTQIAKSFGTDEHDLEHWTVRKRLVAHDNDIQDICWSPDGNLLVTVGLDRSVIIWNALTFEKIKRYDIHQSMVKGIVFDPANKFFATASDDRTVRIFRYYKKLNEYNNYEFQMEHVVVDPFKKSPLTSYFRRMSWSPDGQHIAVPNATNGPVPSVAIINRGNWGSDISLIGHEAPVEVCSFSPTLFQIADTPANEEIKFQTVVATGGQDRTLAIWSTCNSRPIVVCSDIVDSSITDICWSPDGETLYFSCLDGSITGVKFGARELGQPVKEDLIDQQLNRYGADRESTILPESVEQLQLEEQSKDSRAISIRRMMPIQEAKPEQTPPISTPASAAIDIERLRKQTVTMTKSGKKRVAPLLVSTSAAPKNVLQKPLEKKRRTKSSSKISQAAYLLPKMGVQTTVHGIKKKAESMSNDTEVEENNDNDDIGENVMANTNSVSDAALKRQRNRRKRKLMELKYPSSFKYISNLPEGLFNNHTLQNIEINKIYKAHSKHKDISAEISSSTAVEIDEDLVFSVVFRVFDHMRKENEVLGQTSGRIRTTIEVRNGKPWDDDISDRDFDDATKVIVTEEGNDKREYCLFFPFRVQHVLPIILNDVLKYYVLCSFHGSVQIISADTGSYRCPTFELGESVVTMRHSQGYMLVLTSSGLFYSWDLKAMKVTMTGISIAAILNNYEIGGKIVVSPIVRGLEINPQDGSPLVLLDMTNDIYGYSIDLQCWVKTVDSWYYGVGADKDLDVVLTGLVKKSKMSYEEDKVTEKIFTYKFDSSNDLEDAMRKRGQELLDLI